The following proteins are co-located in the Verrucomicrobiota bacterium genome:
- a CDS encoding HPF/RaiA family ribosome-associated protein, with protein MQKIENMKLQVQARGMRNNGGLDLLIEQSLNALHRLIPISTARVVLEQQRDTSPGYRVFAHLAVPGPDVHAVASDHTLLAAWRKLAENLTHQFQLRTARQQLRLKDRGLCRKKAGQ; from the coding sequence ATGCAAAAAATAGAAAACATGAAACTGCAAGTGCAAGCTCGCGGAATGCGTAACAATGGCGGTCTGGACTTGCTCATTGAGCAAAGCTTGAACGCGCTCCATCGGTTGATTCCCATCTCCACGGCGCGCGTGGTATTGGAACAACAGCGCGACACCTCGCCGGGTTATCGTGTCTTCGCGCACCTCGCCGTGCCGGGGCCCGACGTCCATGCGGTGGCCAGTGACCATACGCTGCTGGCAGCGTGGCGCAAGCTGGCCGAAAACCTCACTCACCAGTTCCAACTGCGAACGGCCCGGCAACAACTCCGGCTAAAAGATCGGGGGCTCTGTCGTAAGAAGGCCGGCCAATAA